One segment of Pseudanabaena sp. FACHB-2040 DNA contains the following:
- a CDS encoding RNA methyltransferase, with translation MEKEEKQKSSIRQRAEEIKPYRCKNLITVIEDPSDIKNIGTVIRNVNALGVEKVYIVDPKGALPNDWLEMREQKPLSKTSVSAIKWSFVKRFDSTEACLEHLEKNRFVSIVTSPHIKGMKNVVLDEADYTIYTKLAVWFGNEARGISDLAIQHSEMCVNIPMFGMIESLNLGTTSGIVLYEVTKQRREYQSKYKWRKKRGKKFDA, from the coding sequence ATGGAAAAAGAAGAAAAGCAAAAGAGTTCGATCCGACAACGTGCAGAAGAGATAAAGCCTTACAGATGCAAGAACTTAATTACTGTTATCGAAGATCCGAGTGATATCAAGAATATTGGTACGGTTATAAGAAATGTGAATGCCTTAGGAGTAGAAAAGGTATACATCGTAGATCCAAAGGGAGCCTTGCCCAACGATTGGCTAGAAATGCGGGAGCAAAAACCACTTTCGAAAACTTCTGTATCGGCAATCAAATGGAGCTTTGTCAAAAGATTCGATAGTACCGAAGCATGCCTTGAGCACTTAGAGAAAAATCGATTTGTGTCTATCGTCACGTCACCACACATAAAGGGAATGAAAAATGTCGTCCTAGATGAGGCCGACTACACTATCTATACCAAGTTGGCTGTGTGGTTTGGCAATGAGGCTAGGGGCATAAGCGACCTAGCCATACAGCACAGTGAAATGTGCGTAAATATCCCCATGTTCGGCATGATCGAGAGTCTGAATTTGGGCACAACCTCGGGAATAGTTTTGTACGAGGTCACGAAACAGCGCCGTGAATATCAGAGCAAATATAAATGGCGAAAAAAGCGAGGCAAAAAATTTGATGCCTAA
- a CDS encoding DUF3592 domain-containing protein gives MSTVQPGDLIVTKALGLFFASVGGMLLVQAPSYHRSEVAFEANAISATGTIIATREQREYSGGGMVPLTSRIKYVSTVEFQTREGETAEFITSSACSSRRDCENKTVQVEYDPSAPNQARIYSETTLKTRVGGYAGLSLIFFLIGIGLLVFNPDARSTRSGLTVASRMDKG, from the coding sequence ATGAGCACTGTACAACCAGGAGATCTCATTGTTACAAAGGCATTAGGGTTATTCTTTGCCTCAGTTGGTGGAATGCTCTTAGTTCAGGCCCCCTCATACCACCGATCCGAGGTTGCGTTTGAAGCCAACGCAATTTCCGCAACTGGAACCATTATTGCAACGAGGGAGCAAAGGGAATATTCCGGTGGTGGAATGGTTCCGCTAACATCCCGGATCAAATATGTTTCAACAGTCGAGTTCCAGACCCGTGAAGGCGAAACGGCCGAATTCATCACCAGCAGCGCTTGTTCAAGCCGACGCGATTGTGAGAACAAAACCGTTCAGGTGGAGTACGACCCCAGTGCACCGAACCAAGCAAGGATCTATTCTGAGACTACACTCAAAACTAGGGTCGGAGGCTATGCAGGGCTTTCCCTGATTTTCTTCTTGATTGGGATAGGGCTTCTCGTTTTTAATCCTGACGCTCGCTCGACGCGATCAGGACTAACTGTAGCCAGTAGGATGGACAAAGGATAA
- a CDS encoding GNAT family N-acetyltransferase yields the protein MVKVHLRKVTRENFRECLNLQVAESQKGLVATTTQSLAEAYVDSNLVPLAVCDIAACGYEQPKMPMIGFTMYEIVAGVGFVMRLLIDSKHQQQGYGRATMIEVIRRLKLCPEVEVIATSYRKENEVAAKLYQSLGFKQWEISYALSHPTEAYVKLEN from the coding sequence GTGGTTAAAGTTCACTTACGTAAAGTCACGCGAGAGAATTTCCGAGAATGCCTGAATCTCCAAGTCGCGGAGTCGCAGAAGGGTTTGGTTGCAACCACAACGCAATCTTTAGCAGAAGCTTACGTTGATTCTAATCTTGTGCCATTAGCTGTTTGTGATATTGCGGCGTGTGGCTATGAACAGCCCAAAATGCCAATGATTGGATTTACGATGTATGAGATTGTTGCGGGTGTAGGGTTCGTGATGCGATTGCTGATTGACTCCAAGCATCAGCAGCAAGGCTATGGGCGAGCCACAATGATCGAGGTGATTCGTCGTTTGAAGTTGTGTCCAGAGGTCGAAGTGATTGCTACGAGTTATCGCAAAGAGAATGAGGTAGCCGCAAAACTTTATCAAAGTTTAGGGTTCAAGCAATGGGAGATTTCTTATGCCCTATCTCACCCAACAGAAGCATACGTGAAACTTGAAAACTAG
- a CDS encoding pentapeptide repeat-containing protein produces the protein MRERLKQWQTKIRINKWWVMGAIATPVFLGMVWWLWLLSERRIQPDYGRLSHNERTTLAHPHRETLIGGIGAIATVTGGVFLFLNLRTASRNTEAVNLIGADLIGADLNCAELSGAELSGANLIDADLNCAELSGADLSGANLNGANLSGANLNGANLSGANLSGANFNCAGLRFANLSGADLRFANLSGADLSDANLSGADLNCTLLIDANLSDANLSGALLFLINSREVKNLEPLQLKAKPSPFLCNAALPSYASQPDVNPNRDCDRIPQLLSARYDISLEEAQGIVDEARQHRWD, from the coding sequence ATGCGGGAGCGACTCAAGCAGTGGCAGACAAAGATCAGGATCAACAAGTGGTGGGTGATGGGAGCGATCGCCACTCCAGTTTTTCTCGGGATGGTGTGGTGGCTTTGGTTACTCTCCGAGCGTAGAATTCAGCCAGATTACGGTCGCCTATCCCACAACGAAAGAACAACCCTTGCCCACCCACATCGTGAAACCCTCATCGGCGGTATTGGGGCGATCGCAACGGTTACCGGTGGAGTCTTCCTGTTTCTCAATCTCCGCACTGCCAGCAGAAATACAGAGGCAGTTAACCTCATCGGTGCCGACCTCATCGGTGCCGACCTCAATTGTGCTGAACTCAGCGGTGCTGAACTCAGCGGTGCCAACCTCATTGATGCCGACCTCAATTGTGCTGAACTCAGCGGTGCCGACCTCAGTGGTGCCAACCTCAACGGTGCCAATCTCAGCGGTGCTAACCTCAACGGTGCCAACCTCAGCGGTGCTAACCTTAGTGGTGCCAACTTTAACTGTGCTGGGCTCAGATTTGCCAACCTCAGCGGTGCCGACCTCAGATTTGCCAACCTCAGTGGTGCTGACCTCAGCGATGCCAACCTCAGCGGTGCCGACCTCAACTGTACGCTACTCATTGATGCCAACCTCAGCGATGCCAACCTCAGCGGTGCCTTGCTGTTTTTGATCAATTCACGAGAAGTTAAAAATCTTGAACCGCTTCAACTAAAGGCAAAACCTTCGCCATTTTTATGTAATGCTGCACTGCCTTCTTATGCCAGCCAACCAGATGTGAATCCCAATCGCGACTGCGATCGCATTCCCCAACTTTTGAGCGCTCGCTATGATATTTCCCTCGAAGAGGCTCAAGGGATAGTCGATGAAGCTCGACAACACCGATGGGACTAA
- a CDS encoding class I SAM-dependent methyltransferase → MEKAGPNFYDDDEVFATYMRHRQRTDTPNETLEKPAILELIVPVANKRILDLGCGDAAIGKEFLHHGAASYIGVEGSQKMAAAAIQMLTGTSGRVIPQTIEDWSYPPEAFDLVLARLVLHYVADLAPVFNNVFQTLAARGQFVFSVEHPVITSCDRGWRAGTLRQDWVVDDYFSTGVRVADWLGGTVQKYHRTIEDYFHLLQTTGFQIEALREARPQLNHFHDPQTYERRKRIPLFLILSAHKSA, encoded by the coding sequence ATGGAAAAGGCAGGCCCCAACTTCTACGATGATGATGAGGTGTTTGCTACCTATATGCGTCATCGCCAACGTACAGATACGCCTAATGAAACGCTTGAAAAACCAGCTATTTTAGAGCTTATTGTTCCGGTTGCCAATAAACGCATTCTCGATCTGGGCTGTGGGGATGCTGCAATTGGAAAAGAATTCCTTCATCATGGAGCAGCAAGCTATATTGGCGTCGAAGGTTCGCAAAAGATGGCTGCAGCTGCCATTCAGATGCTGACTGGCACATCGGGTAGAGTCATCCCACAGACGATTGAAGATTGGAGCTATCCACCTGAAGCGTTTGATCTCGTACTGGCAAGGCTTGTACTTCATTATGTTGCCGACCTTGCGCCAGTCTTTAACAATGTCTTCCAAACACTGGCTGCTAGAGGGCAGTTTGTCTTCTCGGTTGAGCATCCTGTGATCACATCATGCGATCGCGGTTGGCGTGCTGGAACACTCCGCCAAGATTGGGTTGTTGATGACTATTTTTCGACTGGAGTACGAGTTGCTGACTGGCTAGGTGGCACTGTGCAAAAATACCATCGCACCATTGAAGATTATTTTCATTTGCTTCAAACTACAGGATTTCAGATTGAGGCGTTGCGTGAAGCACGTCCTCAACTTAATCACTTTCACGACCCACAAACCTATGAACGACGCAAGCGAATTCCGTTGTTCCTTATCCTTTCTGCACATAAGTCGGCATAA